The DNA region GCCGGAGGGAAGCGCCGTGACCGGGTGGGCCGCCCTGCGCTGGGCCGGGGTCCGGTTCCTCGACGGCACGGCGCAACGCCGGCCGCTTCCGGTTCCGGTCGCCGCCCCGGCCTCCGCCTATGCCGGGCGGCCGGGGACGCTGGTCAGCACGGCCGACCACCTGCGCCGGGAGACGGTCGAGATCGACGGGCTGACGGTGGGCTCCGCGGCGTCCGCGACCGCGTTCGAGGTGATGCGCGCGACGACCCTGGTCCAGGCGGTCGCCGTGATCGATCGGGTCGCGGCCGCCGACCTGGCCTCCCTGGATGAACTGCGCGCGTTTCGGAGGACGCTGCAGGGGCTGCGTAACGTCCGACGCCTGGACCGTGCGCTGGAGCATGCGGTCGAGAACTGCTGGTCGCCGATGGAGACGGTGCTCCGGATGTGCTGGCACGAACGTGGCATCACCAACGTGGTCTGCAATCGCCCGGTGTTCGCGTTGGACGGCACGTTCCTCGGTACGCCCGACGTCCTCGACCTCGACACCGGCACGGCCGCTGAGTACGACGGGGCGCTCCACCTCGCCGGACGGCAGCGGGCCACGGACATCCGGCGCGAGGCGACGTTCCGGCGAGCCGGCCTGGAATACGTCGAGATGGTCGCCGCCGATCTGCCCGACCCCGGTGGCTTCCTGCAACGCACCGACGACGCCCGCCGCCGTGCTGCCGGGCTGGTGCGTGGGTGGACGCTCACACCGCCACCGTGGTGGGTGCAGACGCACGCCGTCGCGCTCCGACGCGGCCTGGAGCCCCGGCAGCGGGCGCGGTTCCTTCGATGGCAGGCCAGCTGACGTCCACGCCGAGGATGTGGCTGCTCCGCGGTCGTGGGAGCAACCACTTCCTCGGGCTCGCCGTGAGCGTCACGGTGAGGCCGTGAGGAGTAGTTGACACTTTCGTGTAACACACGACCCGGGGCACGAAACGTCCTCCGCGTTCCATGGTGGTCATGACCGAGAGCCCCCGCCCCGAGGAGTCGCGACCGCGGCTCGTCGTCGTCGGCTCCGGCATGGCCGCCACCCGCCTGGTCGAGGAGCTGGTGCTCCGCGGGGCGCACACCACGCACCGGATCACGGTGCTCGGCGACGAGCCGGTGGCGCCGTACAACCGGATCCTGCTCTCCGCCGTGCTCGAGGGCACCCACCGCCCCGAGGCGCTCACCCTCCGCAGCACCGAGTGGTACGACGACCACGGCATCACGCTCCACCTCGACGCCCGGGTGCTCGGCGTCGACCCCGCGCGCCGCGACGTGATGCTCGTCGACGGCACCCTGGTCGACTACGACACCCTGGTGCTGGCCACCGGGTCGATCCCGGCGCTGCCGCCGATCCGCGGCCTGGTCCGGATGGACGGCTCGCTGCACCCGGCGGTGCACGCCTTCCGCTCCCTGGCCGAGTGCGAACGACTGCTCGGGGCGATCGCCGAGACCGACCCCGACGGCCGGCCGGTCAACCGGCGCGCGGTCGTCGTCGGCGGCGGGTTGCTCGGGCTCCAGGTCGCCCGGGCGCTGGGCACCCGCGGGCTCGACACCGAGATCGTCGAGGGCGCCGACCACCTGCTGCACCGCCAGATCGACACCGCGGCCGGACGGATCATCGCCCGCGACCTGAAGAGGCTGGGCGTGGCCGTCTACACCGGCGCCCGGGCTGTTCGGCTCAACGACGCGCCGAGCAGCCCGGTGCAGAGCCCCGTCGGCGCGGTGAAGGTGGTCGACCCGCTGCCCAGCAACCCGGGCCGGGTGGCGCTCCGCCTGGACAACGGGTTCACCCTGGACGCCGACCTGGTGGTGCTCACCGCCGGCGGACGCCCGTCCACCGCGCTGGCCCGCGGCGCCGGGCTCGAGGTCCGCCGCGGCATCGTCGTCGACGACCGGCTGACCACCTCCGACCCGCACATCCACGCGATCGGCGACTGCGTCCAGCACGACGGCCGGGTGACCGGCTTCGTGCCGCCCGCCTGGGAGCAGGCCGGGGTGCTGGCCGAGGTGCTGGTCGGCGAGCCCGCCAAGTACGACGGCAGCCGGCTGGTCGCCCGACTGCGTGCCACCGACCTGGACGTGGCCGTGCTCGGCGACGCCGCCGCCGAGATCGAGGCCGGTGGCGAGGTCGTCGAGGTGTCCAACCCGATCGCCGGGTCGCACCGCCGCCTGGTGGTGCGCGAGGGCCGGATCGTCGCAGCCACCCTGGTCGGCGACCTGGCCCGGGTCGGCCTGATCACCCAGCACTTCGACCGGGGCACCGTCCTCGGTCCCGCCGAGCCGGGCAACCTGCTGATGCCCGAACGCACCGTCTCCGCGGGCAGCGCCGCCCGCGCCCTGCCCGATGACGCCGAGGTCTGCGCCTGTGCCGGCGTCAGCGCCGGTCGGATCCGGGCCTGCTCCTCGCTCGAGGAGGTCCGCGACACCACGCGCGCCACCACCGGATGCGGCGGTTGCGCGAGCACGGTCCGCGACCTCCTCGGCGACCAGGCCCTGGTCTCCACTGCGAAAGGAAACTGATCCATGTCCCTGCACCTGAGGAAGCAGCTCGTCGTGGTGGGCCACGGGATGGTCGGCCACCGTTTCGTCCAGGCCGCGATCGAGCGTGGCCTGACCGAGACCTACGACATCATCGTGCTCGGCGAGGAGCCGCGGCCGGCGTACGACCGGGTGGCGCTCACCTCGTTCTTCGAGCTCGGCGCGGAGGCCCTCTCCTTCCTGCCGGGCGGGGTCTACGAGGACCCGCGGGTCACCCTGCGGCTCGGCGCCGAGGTGACCGCCCTGGACGCCGACGCGCAGACGATCACCCTCGCCGACGGCGAGACCCTGGCCTACGACGAGCTGGTGCTGGCCACCGGCGCCGCGCCGTTCGTGCCGCCGGTGCCCGGCAAGGACCTCGGCAACGTCTTCGTCTACCGCACCATCGAGGACCTCGAGGCGATCCGCGAGGCGGCGGCCGGCGCCACCGCCGGAGCGGTGATCGGCGGCGGCCTGCTCGGCCTGGAGGCGGCCAACGCGCTGCACCAGCTCGGGGTGCAGACCCACGTGGTGGAGATGGCGCCGCGGCTGATGGCGGTGCAGATCGACGACGCCGGCGGCGCCACCCTGAAGCGGCACATCACCGAGCTCGGCCTCACCGTGCACACCGGCGTGATGACCGAGCTGATCGACGGCGACGCGGACGGCAAGGTCTCGGGCATCAAGTTCAAGGACGAGGACACGCTGCCGCTGGACATCGTGATCTTCTCCGCCGGCATCCGTCCGCGCGACCTGGTCGCCCGCGAGGCCGGCCTGGAGGTCGCCGAGCGCGGCGGCGTGCTGGTCGACGAGCAGTGCCGGTCCTCGGTCGCCAACATCTGGGCGATCGGCGAGTGCGCCGCTCCGGGCGGCCGGATGTACGGCCTGGTCGCGCCGGGCTACACGATGGCCGAGGTCGTCGTGGACACGCTGCTCGGCGGCGCCGCCGGCTCCTTCACCGGCGCCGACATGTCAACCAAGCTCAAGCTGCTCGGTGTCGACGTCGCCTCCTTCGGCGACGCCTTCGCCACCACCCCGGACTCCCTCGAGCTGGTCTTCTCCGACGCGGTCGCCGGCGTCTACAAGAAGCTGGTGGTCGCGGAGAACGCGACCGGAGCCTTCGAGCTGCTCGGCGGCATCCTGGTCGGCGACGCCAGCGCCTACGGCGTGCTCCGCCCGATGGTGGGCAGCGGGATGGAGCTGCCGGACAACCCCGAGGAGCTGATCCTCCCGGCCAGCCGGGGCGGCGTGGAGCTGGGCCTCCCGGACAGCGCCCAGGTCTGCTCGTGCAACAACGTGACCAAGGCCGAGATCGTCGCCGCCGTCTCCGACGAGGCCACGCACTTCGAGGGCGGCCCGTGCGGCGACGCCGGCTGCGTCACCAAGTGCACCAAGGCCGGCGCCACCTGCGGCTCCTGCAAGACCGTGGTGAAGAAGATCGTCGAGGACCACTTCGCCGCGGTCGGCAAGACCGTGGACAAGTCGCTGTGCCAGCACATCCCGATGACGCGCGCCGAGCTCTTCGAGGTGATCGCGATCCACGGCTACACCCGCTTCGACGACATCATCGCCGGCCACGGCAGCGGCCGCGGCTGCGACATCTGCAAGCCGGCGATCGCCTCGATCCTGGCCAGCCTGCTCAACCACCACGTCCTGGAGGGCGGCAACCGCACGCTGCAGGACACCAACGACGCCTACCTGGCCAACATCCAGAAGAACGGCACCTACTCCGTCGTGCCGCGGATCCCCGGTGGCGAGATCACCCCGGAGAAGCTGATCGTGATCGGCGAGGTGGCCAAGGACTTCGGGCTCTACACCAAGATCACCGGGGCCAGCGGATCGACCTGTTCGGCGCCCGGCTGGAGGACCTGCCGGTGATCTGGAAGCGGCTGGTCGACGCGGGCTTCGAGTCGGGCCACGCCTACGGGAAGTCGCTGCGCACGGTGAAGTCCTGCGTCGGGTCGACCTGGTGCCGCTACGGCGTACAGGACTCGGTCGGTCTCGCCATCGAGCTGGAGCTGCGCTACCGCGGGCTGCGCTCACCGCACAAGCTCAAGGGCGGGGTCTCCGGGTGCGCCCGCGAGTGCGCGGAGGCCCGCAGCAAGGACTTCGGCGTGATCGCCACCGAGAAGGGCTGGAACCTCTACGTCGGCGGCAACGGCGGCGCCACCCCGGCCCACGCCCAGCTCCTCGCCGGCGACCTGGACACCCCCACCCTGATCCGCTACCTGGACCGGTTCCTCATGTACTACATCCGCACCGCCGACCGGCTGCAGCGCACGGCGCCGTGGGTGGACAGCCTGGACGGTGGCCTGGAGCGGGTCCGCGAGGTCGTCGTCGACGACGTGCTCGGGCTCGGTTCGGAGCTGGAGGAGGCGATGAGCAAGCACGTCGACTCCTACTTCGACGAGTGGAAGGCGACCGTGGAGGACCCGGCCAAGCTGGAGCGCTTCGTCTCCTTCGTCAACGCCCCCGGCACCCCCGACCCCAACATCTCGTTCCGCGACGAGCGCGGACAGATCGCGCCCGCGGTGGCCGACGGCCCGGTCGCGGTCGGCCCGGTCGAGCTCGGCGCGACGATCCCGGTGGGAGGCCCCCGATGACCGCGACGGAGACCGGTGCTCGGGCGAACGGCACGATGGGGGAGGACAGGGTGGAGAACGGCACCGTGGTCTGCCCGCTCACCCGGATCGAGGTCGAGGGCGGCGTGGCCGCGCTGGTGGACGGCGAGGCGGTCGCGGTCTTCCGCACCTTCGAGGACGAGGTTTACGCCCTCTCCAACTACGATCCCTTCTCGAGGGCATCGGTCCTCTCCCGCGGCATCGTCGGCACCCGCACCATCGACGGCGTCGAGGTGCCGTTCGTGGCGAGCCCGATGCACAAGCAGGCCTTCGACCTGCGGACCGGGCGCTGCCTCGACGAGGAGTCGGTGACCGTGACGACGTACGACGTCCACGTCGTCGACGGCCAGGTGATCGTCGGCCGACGACGGGAGAGCGGGGCAGGGTGACCGAGCAGCCGTTGGCCGGCTTCCGGATCGGGGTGACCGCGGCCCGGCGCGCCGAGGAGCAGGTGAACCTGCTGGAGCGCCGTGGTGCTGTGGTGCTGCACGCACCGGCGCTCTCCGTCGACCCCAACCAGATCGACGAGGTCGCGCTGCGCGCGGCCACCGAGCAGGTGCTCACCCAGCCGGTCGACATCTTCGTCGCCAACACCGGCATCGGGATGAAGTCGTGGCTCACCGCCGCCGAGCGGTGGGGCCTGGGCGAGAAGCTGGTCGCCCACCTGGGCACCGCCGAGATCCTGGCCCGGGGTCCGAAGAGCGTCGGCGCGCTGCGCCGGTTCGGGCTGCGCGAGCTGTGGGCGCCGGAGTCGGAGAAGTTCGAGGACGTGCTCGACCACCTGCGCCGCCGGGACCTGACCGGGAAGCGGATCGTGGTGCAGGAGCACGGGCAGTCGCTGTCGATGGCGGCGCACGCGCTGCGTCGTAGCGGTGCCGTGGTGACCACGGTCGCCGTCTACCGGGTGGAGGGCGCCGACGACCCCGAGCCGATCTTCGGCCTGATCGAGGAGATCGCCGCCCGCCGGGTGGACGCGGTCACCTTCACCGCGGCGCCGGCGGTCGCGGCGCTGATGGAGGCCGCCGTCTCCACCGGCCACCGCGACGAGGTGATCACCGCCTTCCAGGCCGACGTGATCGCCTCCTGCGTCGGGCCGGTGACCGCTGCCGCCTTCGAGATGTGGGGGGTGCCCTCGATCTATCCCGAGCGCTCCCGGCTGGCCGCGATGGTCAAGCAGCTCGAGGTCGAGCTGCCCTCCCGCGCCGGCGGTACGACGCTGGAGGTGGCCGGCCACACGCTGCTGCTGCACGGCGAGGACGTCCTGCTCGACGGGGTCGAGGTGAAGCTCTCCCCGGCGCCGCTCGCGGTGCTGCAGGCGCTGCTGGTCAACCCGGGCACGGTGGTGGCCCGTCGCGACCTGCTCGCCGCTCTGCCCTCGGGCACCGCCGGCTCCGAGCACGCGGTGGAGATGGCCGTCGCGCGGCTGCGCGCGGCGATGGGGACCCGCTGCATCCAGACCGTGGTGAAGCGCGGCTACCGGCTGGCGGTGACCGGATGAGCGCCCCAGCACGTCCCCCGCTTCCCCCGATGCGGTCCTCCCCCGGACCGCGCGGCGGGGACCACCCCGCGAGGACCCCGCACCTGGTGACGATCGCGCACGGCACCCGGACGGCGGTCGGCAACACCGTGGCCCGGGCGATCACCGACGCGGCCGCCGAGCGCCTGGGCTGGTCCGCGACCGCCTCGTACGTCGAGCTGTGCGCCCCGCTCTTCGCCGACGTCGTCGCCGCGTGCGAGCTGCCCGCCGACGGACCGGTGGTGGCGGTGCCGCTGCTGCTGTCGGTGGGGGTGCACGTGCGCCAGGACCTGCCCGGCGCGGTCCGGGACGCCGGTCGCGACGACGTGGTGCTCGGTGGCGCCCTCGGCCCCGACCCGCTGCTGGCCGCCGCGCAGGCGGACCGGCTGCGCGGCGCCGGGGCGCGTCCCGGGCAGCCGGTGGTGCTGGTCGCGGCCGGGTCGTCGGACCCGGACGCACTCGCCGACCTCGACGCGGCCGCCGGTCACCTGGCGCACGCGTGGGGTGCGCCGGTGCGGGTGGCCACCCTCACCGGGCTCGGCCCGCGGGTGGAGCAGGTGGTGCGGCGGGGGACGCGGTGTCGCCGTACCTGCTGGCGACCGGACACTTCCACCGCCGGCTCGCCACGGTGGCACAGGAGGCGGGCGCAGTGGTGGTGGCGGACGTGATCGGCCCGCACCCGTGCGTCGTCGAGCTGGTCGTCGAGCGGGCCTGGGCGCAGGCGGGGCGGATCGGGCTGCGCGCGAGCGCCTGAGCTAGGTGTTGTCGCCGGTGCCGGCGAGCAAGGGCCCCAGGTAGAGCTGGAGCAGGTGGGGCACCCGGCGGAGGTCGAGGCCGGTGATCGCCTCGATCCGGGCCAGCCGCCCGCGCAGGGTGTTGCGGTGCACGTGGAGGGCGGCCGCGCAGTCGCCGGGGTGCAGGTCGTGCTCGATCCAGGCGCGCAGGGTGGTCCGCAGCTCGCCGTGCCGGTCGGCGGCGAGGAGCGCCCGCCACGGCGCGGAGACGGCGTCGGCGCGCCGGTCGCCGCGCAGGCCGCAGAGCAGCGCCACGAACGGCAGGTCGCGTACGTCGTACAGCTCGTCGGCGAGGTGGGAGACGGCGAGCGTGTCGAGGGCGGCGAGCCAGGCCTGGCGGAGGCCGTCCTCGCCACCGAAGGCGTCGCTCTCCGCGGCGACCAGCGCGGTGGGGTGCGCGGTGATCGCCTGCCGGACCTCGGCGCCGCTGCGCGAGGAGTCGGCAGGCCACCAGACGGCGAGCTCGTCGGTGCGGCTGCGGGTGTGCAGCACGTCGGGGAGGTGTCCGACGGTCCACTGAACGGTGCGGACCGCCTCGGTGCCGTGGTCGTCGGCCGGCCGGACGACGGCACAGTGACGGGGGAGGTCGAGGTCGACGCCCAGGTCGGCGGCGCGCCGGCGCGCCGGGGCGTGGTCGACGCGGCCCTCGAGGATCTCGACGAGCAGGTCGTCGCGGTCCTGCTGCAGCCGCTGCCCGCTCTCCAGCTCGCCGGACTGCTCCAGGATCAGCTCGGCGGTGACCCGGATCAGGTCGGCCAGCACCTGCACCTCCTCGGGCGCCCCGGAGATGCCGACCACGCCGACCACCGCGCCGCGGTGGTGCAGCGGCACGTTCACGCCCGGCTGGACGCCGCGCAGCGGGTGCGCCTCGGCGGCCTCGATGGCGACGACCCGGTCGCCCTGGGCGGCGACGAGGGCGCCCTCGTGCTGGTGCCGGAGCCGGTCCGGGTCGCTGCTGGCCAGGATCACGCCGCGCTCGCTCATCACGTTCACGTTGCGCCCGATCACGGTGCTGGTGCGCTCGACGATCCGCTGCGCGACGTCGGCGGTCAGGGGGTTCACGTGCCCAGTATCCCGCTCGGCGTGTGCATCTGACCAGTGTGTGCGTGCCGGTGTAGCGCCGTGCTGGGCACCTGCACGTGGCGGTCGTCTCGTGTCGGGCGGGATAGTGGGTCGGTCGTCGTCGGGACGGCGGTGCAGCCGAGGAGGTCCTATGTCCGACGTGTTCGTGCTGGTCGGGGTCGTGGTGGCCCTGGTGCTGGCGGCGAGTGTGCTGAAGCTGCACCCGTTCGCGGCGCTGCTGCTCGCGGCGCTGTTCGGCGGGATGGCCTTCGGTCTGCCGCTGCTCGACGACGGCGACACCCTCGGCCTGGTCTCGGTGATCACCACCGGGTTCGGCGCGACCCTCGGATCGATCGGGCTGGTGATCATCCTCGGCACCGTGATCGGGGTGATCCTGGACAAGTCCGGCGCGGCGATCACGATGGCCGACTGGATCGTCAGACGGATCGGTCAGCGCTATCCGACGGTGACGATGACGGTGATCGGCTACATCGTGTCGATCCCGGTGTTCTGCGACTCCGGCTACGTCATCCTCAACTCGCTCAAGGAGTCGATGGCCACCCGCAACCGGGTCTCCCCGGTCGCGATGTCGGTGGCCCTGGCCACCGGCCTGTTCGCGACGCACACCCTGGTCCCGCCGACCCCCGGGCCGATCGCCGCGGCCGGCAACCTGGGCCTCAGCGACCAGCTCGGCCTGGTCATCGCCGTCGGCCTGCCGCTGGCCGTGGTGGCCGCGATCGCGGGCAACCTGTGGGCACGGCGCTTCCGCGACGTGCAGCCCGACGGCATCGCCGCGGAGGACGTGGAGGAGCGGATCGCGGCGTTCGGGCGGCTGCGCGACGAGCTCGGCACGCTGCCGGGGGCCACCGCCTCGTTCGCCCCGATCTTCGTGCCGCTGCTGCTGATCATGCTCGGCTCGATCGCGGCGTACCCGACCGAGCCGCTGGGCGACAACGTCGTCGTGGACGCGCTGCGATTCGTCGGGCAGCCGGTGATCGCGCTCCTGGTGGGCCTGGTCTGTGCGCTCACCCTGCTGCCGCGGGCCGGCTTCATGGACCGGCTCAACGAGCGGATCTCCGACGGCATCCTCGCCGCGGCGCCGATCCTGCTGATCACCGGTGCCGGTGGTGCCTTCGGCGCGGTCATCAAGGCCACCCCGGTCGGCACCTACCTCGGGGAGCAGCTCTCCGGACTCGGGATCGGCGTCTTCGTTCCCTTCCTGATCGCCGCCGCGCTGAAGACCGCGCAGGGCTCGTCGACGGTGGCGCTGGTCACCACCTCGGTGCTGGTGGCGCCGTTGCTGGGCGAGCTCGGCCTGGACAGCGACTTCGGCCGGGTGCTGGTCGTGATGGCGATCGGCGCGGGTGCGATGGTCGTGTCCCACGCGAACGACAGCTACTTCTGGGTGGTCAGCCAGTTCAGCCGGATGAGCGTGAAGCAGGCGTACGCCGCGCAGACTGCCGCCACCGCGCTGCAGGGTCTCGCCACCATCGCCGTGGTCTTCGTCCTCTCCCTGTTCGTCTGACCGGGCTCCGGCGGAGAGGGATCGTCGTGCGCGTGCTGATCGCCCCGGACTCGTTCAAGGGCAGCCTCTCCAGCCCGGAGGTGGCGGCCGCGATCGAGCGGGGGTGGCTGCGCGGCGACCCGGAGGCGACCTGCGTCCGGGTCCCGCTCGCCGACGGCGGTGAGGGCACCGTCCGGGCGCTGGTGGACGCCACCGACGGGCGGCTGGAGACCCGCGCCGTCACCGGCCCTGCGGGGACGCCGGTGGAGGCCGCCTTCGGACTGCTCGGCGGCACCGGCCCGCTCACCGCCGTGGTGGAGGTGGCCGCCGCTTCGGGTCCGCCGCCCGCGGACGCCTCGCCGGAGGACGCCGGGCGGGCGACGTCGTACGGCACCGGTGAGCTGATCGCCGCCGCGCTCGACCTCGGCGCCCGCCGGCTGGTCCTCGGGCTGGGCGGCAGCGCCTGCACCGACGGGGGCGCGGGTCTGCTCCAGGCGCTCGGCGCCCGGTTCGTCGACGCCGACGGCTCCGACCTCGGGTACGGCGGCGCGGCTCTCGGCGATCTCGCCGCCATCGACGTCGCGGGGCTGCACCCGGGGCTGGCGGACTGCGAGGTGGTCGCGGCCTGCGACGTGGACAACCCGCTCACCGGGCCCCGCGGTGCCGCCGCGGTCTTCGGTCCGCAGAAGGGGGCCGACGAGGGGGCGGTCGCCCTGCTCGACGCGCACCTGACGCATCTGGCCGGCCTCGTGGTGGAGCGGTTCGGCGGCGACCCGGAGGTGCCGGGCAGCGGCGCCGCGGGCGGGATCGGCTTCGCGGTGCTGGCGGTGCTCGGGGGCAGCCTGCGCCCCGGGATCGACATCGTCGCGGACGCCGTCGGGCTGGACGACCTGCTGGACGAGCTGCAGGGTGAGGCGGCCCTGGTGCTGACCGGTGAGGGGTGCCTGGACGGGCAGTCGCTGGCGGGCAAGGTGCCGTTCGGGGTGCTGCGCCGGGCCCGGGAGCGGGGTCTGCCGGTGGTCGGGCTGGCCGGGTCGCTCGGCGCGGGGCGGACCAGGTGCTGGAGGCCGGGATGACCGCGGCGTTCAGCGTCACGCCGGGCGTGGCCACCCTCGACGAGGCGCTCGGCTCGGCCGCCGCCAACCTGGAGTGCACGGCCCGGGCACTGGCCGCGGTGTGGTCGGTGGCTCAGCGCTCGACGGCGAGCTCGGCGTAGTCCTCGGCGTCGAAGCCGGCGGTGGCGAGGACGTCGCCGAGGGTGGTCCGGCCCAGCTCGTCGACGATCGCGTTCGTGACGCGCTGGTCGACCTCGGACAGCACGCCCTGGATGGTGGCACCCACCGCACAGGCGGGGTTCGGGCCGTGGATCCCGAGCACCGGGTCGTCGGCCTGGAGCAGCCGCCACACCTGCGCGAGGGTCACCGCTCCGGGTTCGACGGCCAGCTCCCACCCGCCGTGGGCGCCGGCCCGTGAGCGGACCAGCCCGGCTGCGCGGAGGGGACCCAACACCTTGCGCACGTGCACGGGGTTGACCGAGGTGCTGCCGGCCAGCTCCTCCGACCCGACCGGGGTCCGGCGACCGGCGGCGGCGCCGGCCGCCAGGTAGGTCAGCACGTGCACGGCCACCGCGAACTGGGTGTTGGTCGACCTGGCCATACCCCCATCTTGCCTTATTGCCACCATGATGACTACATTCATAACCGTCATCATCACGACTACAGATAGGACCTCGCTCATGAC from Nocardioides sambongensis includes:
- a CDS encoding uroporphyrinogen-III synthase, which translates into the protein MTEQPLAGFRIGVTAARRAEEQVNLLERRGAVVLHAPALSVDPNQIDEVALRAATEQVLTQPVDIFVANTGIGMKSWLTAAERWGLGEKLVAHLGTAEILARGPKSVGALRRFGLRELWAPESEKFEDVLDHLRRRDLTGKRIVVQEHGQSLSMAAHALRRSGAVVTTVAVYRVEGADDPEPIFGLIEEIAARRVDAVTFTAAPAVAALMEAAVSTGHRDEVITAFQADVIASCVGPVTAAAFEMWGVPSIYPERSRLAAMVKQLEVELPSRAGGTTLEVAGHTLLLHGEDVLLDGVEVKLSPAPLAVLQALLVNPGTVVARRDLLAALPSGTAGSEHAVEMAVARLRAAMGTRCIQTVVKRGYRLAVTG
- a CDS encoding Rrf2 family transcriptional regulator, translating into MARSTNTQFAVAVHVLTYLAAGAAAGRRTPVGSEELAGSTSVNPVHVRKVLGPLRAAGLVRSRAGAHGGWELAVEPGAVTLAQVWRLLQADDPVLGIHGPNPACAVGATIQGVLSEVDQRVTNAIVDELGRTTLGDVLATAGFDAEDYAELAVER
- a CDS encoding sugar diacid recognition domain-containing protein, whose amino-acid sequence is MNPLTADVAQRIVERTSTVIGRNVNVMSERGVILASSDPDRLRHQHEGALVAAQGDRVVAIEAAEAHPLRGVQPGVNVPLHHRGAVVGVVGISGAPEEVQVLADLIRVTAELILEQSGELESGQRLQQDRDDLLVEILEGRVDHAPARRRAADLGVDLDLPRHCAVVRPADDHGTEAVRTVQWTVGHLPDVLHTRSRTDELAVWWPADSSRSGAEVRQAITAHPTALVAAESDAFGGEDGLRQAWLAALDTLAVSHLADELYDVRDLPFVALLCGLRGDRRADAVSAPWRALLAADRHGELRTTLRAWIEHDLHPGDCAAALHVHRNTLRGRLARIEAITGLDLRRVPHLLQLYLGPLLAGTGDNT
- a CDS encoding FAD-dependent oxidoreductase, encoding MTESPRPEESRPRLVVVGSGMAATRLVEELVLRGAHTTHRITVLGDEPVAPYNRILLSAVLEGTHRPEALTLRSTEWYDDHGITLHLDARVLGVDPARRDVMLVDGTLVDYDTLVLATGSIPALPPIRGLVRMDGSLHPAVHAFRSLAECERLLGAIAETDPDGRPVNRRAVVVGGGLLGLQVARALGTRGLDTEIVEGADHLLHRQIDTAAGRIIARDLKRLGVAVYTGARAVRLNDAPSSPVQSPVGAVKVVDPLPSNPGRVALRLDNGFTLDADLVVLTAGGRPSTALARGAGLEVRRGIVVDDRLTTSDPHIHAIGDCVQHDGRVTGFVPPAWEQAGVLAEVLVGEPAKYDGSRLVARLRATDLDVAVLGDAAAEIEAGGEVVEVSNPIAGSHRRLVVREGRIVAATLVGDLARVGLITQHFDRGTVLGPAEPGNLLMPERTVSAGSAARALPDDAEVCACAGVSAGRIRACSSLEEVRDTTRATTGCGGCASTVRDLLGDQALVSTAKGN
- a CDS encoding glycerate kinase — translated: MLIAPDSFKGSLSSPEVAAAIERGWLRGDPEATCVRVPLADGGEGTVRALVDATDGRLETRAVTGPAGTPVEAAFGLLGGTGPLTAVVEVAAASGPPPADASPEDAGRATSYGTGELIAAALDLGARRLVLGLGGSACTDGGAGLLQALGARFVDADGSDLGYGGAALGDLAAIDVAGLHPGLADCEVVAACDVDNPLTGPRGAAAVFGPQKGADEGAVALLDAHLTHLAGLVVERFGGDPEVPGSGAAGGIGFAVLAVLGGSLRPGIDIVADAVGLDDLLDELQGEAALVLTGEGCLDGQSLAGKVPFGVLRRARERGLPVVGLAGSLGAGRTRCWRPG
- a CDS encoding GntP family permease, whose translation is MSDVFVLVGVVVALVLAASVLKLHPFAALLLAALFGGMAFGLPLLDDGDTLGLVSVITTGFGATLGSIGLVIILGTVIGVILDKSGAAITMADWIVRRIGQRYPTVTMTVIGYIVSIPVFCDSGYVILNSLKESMATRNRVSPVAMSVALATGLFATHTLVPPTPGPIAAAGNLGLSDQLGLVIAVGLPLAVVAAIAGNLWARRFRDVQPDGIAAEDVEERIAAFGRLRDELGTLPGATASFAPIFVPLLLIMLGSIAAYPTEPLGDNVVVDALRFVGQPVIALLVGLVCALTLLPRAGFMDRLNERISDGILAAAPILLITGAGGAFGAVIKATPVGTYLGEQLSGLGIGVFVPFLIAAALKTAQGSSTVALVTTSVLVAPLLGELGLDSDFGRVLVVMAIGAGAMVVSHANDSYFWVVSQFSRMSVKQAYAAQTAATALQGLATIAVVFVLSLFV
- a CDS encoding sirohydrochlorin chelatase, with amino-acid sequence MTIAHGTRTAVGNTVARAITDAAAERLGWSATASYVELCAPLFADVVAACELPADGPVVAVPLLLSVGVHVRQDLPGAVRDAGRDDVVLGGALGPDPLLAAAQADRLRGAGARPGQPVVLVAAGSSDPDALADLDAAAGHLAHAWGAPVRVATLTGLGPRVEQVVRRGTRCRRTCWRPDTSTAGSPRWHRRRAQWWWRT
- the nirB gene encoding nitrite reductase large subunit NirB, whose protein sequence is MSLHLRKQLVVVGHGMVGHRFVQAAIERGLTETYDIIVLGEEPRPAYDRVALTSFFELGAEALSFLPGGVYEDPRVTLRLGAEVTALDADAQTITLADGETLAYDELVLATGAAPFVPPVPGKDLGNVFVYRTIEDLEAIREAAAGATAGAVIGGGLLGLEAANALHQLGVQTHVVEMAPRLMAVQIDDAGGATLKRHITELGLTVHTGVMTELIDGDADGKVSGIKFKDEDTLPLDIVIFSAGIRPRDLVAREAGLEVAERGGVLVDEQCRSSVANIWAIGECAAPGGRMYGLVAPGYTMAEVVVDTLLGGAAGSFTGADMSTKLKLLGVDVASFGDAFATTPDSLELVFSDAVAGVYKKLVVAENATGAFELLGGILVGDASAYGVLRPMVGSGMELPDNPEELILPASRGGVELGLPDSAQVCSCNNVTKAEIVAAVSDEATHFEGGPCGDAGCVTKCTKAGATCGSCKTVVKKIVEDHFAAVGKTVDKSLCQHIPMTRAELFEVIAIHGYTRFDDIIAGHGSGRGCDICKPAIASILASLLNHHVLEGGNRTLQDTNDAYLANIQKNGTYSVVPRIPGGEITPEKLIVIGEVAKDFGLYTKITGASGSTCSAPGWRTCR
- a CDS encoding nitrite reductase large subunit; this translates as MIWKRLVDAGFESGHAYGKSLRTVKSCVGSTWCRYGVQDSVGLAIELELRYRGLRSPHKLKGGVSGCARECAEARSKDFGVIATEKGWNLYVGGNGGATPAHAQLLAGDLDTPTLIRYLDRFLMYYIRTADRLQRTAPWVDSLDGGLERVREVVVDDVLGLGSELEEAMSKHVDSYFDEWKATVEDPAKLERFVSFVNAPGTPDPNISFRDERGQIAPAVADGPVAVGPVELGATIPVGGPR
- the nirD gene encoding nitrite reductase small subunit NirD; this encodes MTATETGARANGTMGEDRVENGTVVCPLTRIEVEGGVAALVDGEAVAVFRTFEDEVYALSNYDPFSRASVLSRGIVGTRTIDGVEVPFVASPMHKQAFDLRTGRCLDEESVTVTTYDVHVVDGQVIVGRRRESGAG